A window of Apium graveolens cultivar Ventura chromosome 8, ASM990537v1, whole genome shotgun sequence contains these coding sequences:
- the LOC141679024 gene encoding protein IQ-DOMAIN 9-like isoform X1, with amino-acid sequence MVCMKYQSPAPAHLPFILLFCHHPPPPFFLLLVHQNSTQHFSSSAFRRYLILKMGSGDWLKKIVSFKKLKNGKPKYLKGSSGLQYANGLNQKKKFQMNSTNLSHHVPNGNPGIQDLAATKIQTAFRAYRARKTRRQLKGTVKLRAVALGSSSRKQASVTLKYLHTWSSLQTEIRTRRNSMALEARIKQRKLENQLKLETKLHDLEVEWSNGPETMEEVLARIHLREEAAGKRERAMAYAFSHQWRANSNSALGSYELGKAIWGWSWMERWVAARPWESRALIQSSPKKVTSSKQASKTAKNTKSPTIKSITSVKSFSPNGKVTTKPRRLSYGAADEQANTKKESMVS; translated from the exons ATGGTCTGTATGAAATATCAATCCCCTGCCCCTGCACACCTACCTTTTATTCTACTCTTTTGCCACCACCCACCCCCACCATTCTTTCTTCTTCTTGTTCATCAAAATTCAACTCAACATTTCTCCTCCTCCG CCTTCAGGAgatatttaattttgaaaatggGGTCTGGAGATTGGCTCAAAAAGATAGTCAGCTTTAAGAAACTAAAGAATGGAAAGCCAAAATATCTTAAG GGATCTTCAGGGCTTCAATATGCAAACGGGTTAAaccaaaaaaaaaaatttcagatGAATTCTACCAATCTTTCACATCATGTCCCTAATGGGAATCCTGGGATTCAGGATCTAGCAGCTACAAAGATTCAAACTGCATTTCGAGCATATAGG GCAAGAAAAACTCGACGCCAGTTGAAAGGGACTGTCAAATTACGGGCAGTGGCTCTAGGTTCTTCTTCCAGAAAGCAAGCATCCGTAACTCTGAAATACCTCCACACATGGAGCAGTTTACAAACTGAAATCAGAACACGGAGAAATAGTATGGCATTGGAAGCCCGAATCAAACAAAGGAAGCTAGAGAATCAATTAAAACTTGAAACAAAGCTTCATGACCTCGAG GTGGAATGGAGCAATGGTCCTGAAACAATGGAGGAAGTTCTTGCAAGGATTCATCTTCGCGAAGAAGCAGCAGGGAAGCGAGAGCGAGCTATGGCTTATGCATTTTCTCATCAG TGGAGAGCTAATTCAAACTCTGCTCTGGGTAGTTATGAACTTGGCAAAGCTATCTGGGGTTGGAGTTGGATGGAACGCTGGGTTGCTGCTCGGCCATGGGAAAGCCGAGCCCTTATACAATCAAGTCCGAAGAAAGTAACTAGCAGTAAACAAGCAAGCAAGACAGCTAAAAATACAAAATCACCAACAATAAAATCAATCACTTCAGTGAAGTCCTTTTCACCAAATGGGAAAGTAACTACGAAGCCTCGAAGATTGTCTTATGGGGCAGCTGACGAACAGGCGAACACTAAGAAAGAATCAATGGTATCTTAG
- the LOC141679024 gene encoding protein IQ-DOMAIN 9-like isoform X2 — protein MVCMKYQSPAPAHLPFILLFCHHPPPPFFLLLVHQNSTQHFSSSAFRRYLILKMGSGDWLKKIVSFKKLKNGKPKYLKGSSGLQYANGLNQKKKFQMNSTNLSHHVPNGNPGIQDLAATKIQTAFRAYRARKTRRQLKGTVKLRAVALGSSSRKQASVTLKYLHTWSSLQTEIRTRRNSMALEARIKQRKLENQLKLETKLHDLEVEWSNGPETMEEVLARIHLREEAAGKRERAMAYAFSHQL, from the exons ATGGTCTGTATGAAATATCAATCCCCTGCCCCTGCACACCTACCTTTTATTCTACTCTTTTGCCACCACCCACCCCCACCATTCTTTCTTCTTCTTGTTCATCAAAATTCAACTCAACATTTCTCCTCCTCCG CCTTCAGGAgatatttaattttgaaaatggGGTCTGGAGATTGGCTCAAAAAGATAGTCAGCTTTAAGAAACTAAAGAATGGAAAGCCAAAATATCTTAAG GGATCTTCAGGGCTTCAATATGCAAACGGGTTAAaccaaaaaaaaaaatttcagatGAATTCTACCAATCTTTCACATCATGTCCCTAATGGGAATCCTGGGATTCAGGATCTAGCAGCTACAAAGATTCAAACTGCATTTCGAGCATATAGG GCAAGAAAAACTCGACGCCAGTTGAAAGGGACTGTCAAATTACGGGCAGTGGCTCTAGGTTCTTCTTCCAGAAAGCAAGCATCCGTAACTCTGAAATACCTCCACACATGGAGCAGTTTACAAACTGAAATCAGAACACGGAGAAATAGTATGGCATTGGAAGCCCGAATCAAACAAAGGAAGCTAGAGAATCAATTAAAACTTGAAACAAAGCTTCATGACCTCGAG GTGGAATGGAGCAATGGTCCTGAAACAATGGAGGAAGTTCTTGCAAGGATTCATCTTCGCGAAGAAGCAGCAGGGAAGCGAGAGCGAGCTATGGCTTATGCATTTTCTCATCAG TTATGA